The following coding sequences are from one Cervus canadensis isolate Bull #8, Minnesota chromosome 4, ASM1932006v1, whole genome shotgun sequence window:
- the FARSA gene encoding phenylalanine--tRNA ligase alpha subunit, translated as MADGPVAEVLLRRLETADGGLDSAELATELGVEHQTVVGAVKSLQALGEIIETELRSSKRWELTTEGEEIAQEGSHEARVFRSIPPEGLPQSELMRLPSGKVGFSKAMSNKWIRVDKSAADGPRVFRVVDSVEDEVQRRLQLVRGGQAEKLGEKERSELRKRKLLTEVTLKTYWVSKGSAFSTSISKQETELSPEMISSGSWRDRPFKPYNFSAHGVLPDSGHLHPLLKVRSQFRQIFLEMGFTEMPTDNYIESSFWNFDALFQPQQHPARDQHDTFFLRDPAQAQQLPMDYVHRVKRTHSQGGYGSQGYKYNWKLDEARKNLLRTHTTAASARALYRLAQKKPFTPAKYFSIDRVFRNETLDATHLAEFHQIEGVVADHGLTLGHLMGVLREFFTKLGITQLRFKPAYNPYTEPSMEVFSYHQGLKKWVEVGNSGIFRPEMLLPMGLPENVSVIAWGLSLERPTMIKYGINNIRELVGHKVNLQMVYDSPLCRLDAERGPPSTQEAA; from the exons ATCATCGAGACTGAGCTGCGCTCCAGCAAGCGCTGGGAGCTGACCACTGAGGGTGAGGAGATTGCCCAGGAGGGCAGCCATGAGGCCCGGGTGTTTCGCAGCATCCCCCCAGAGGGCCTGCCCCAGAGCGAGCTCATG CGACTGCCCAGTGGCAAGGTGGGCTTCAGCAAGGCCATGTCCAACAAGTGGATCCGGGTGGACAAGAGTGCTGCTGACGGGCCCCGCGTGTTCCGAGTG GTGGACAGCGTGGAGGACGAGGTGCAGCGCCGGCTCCAGCTGGTCCGGGGTGGGCAGGCTGAGAAGCTGGGAGAAAAGGAGCGGAGTGAGCTCCGGAAGCGGAAGCTGCTGACTGAAGT GACCCTGAAGACCTACTGGGTGAGCAAAGGTAGTGCCTTCAGCACCAGCATCTCCAAGCAGGAAACAGAGCTGAGCCCAGAGATGATCTCCAG CGGCTCCTGGCGGGACCGGCCCTTCAAGCCCTACAATTTCTCGGCCCATGGCGTCCTCCCCGACAGCGGCCACCTGCACCCGCTGCTCAAGGTCCGCTCCCAGTTCCGGCAGATCTTCCTGGAGATGGG GTTCACCGAGATGCCGACTGACAATTACATTGAGAGCTCCTTCTGGAACTTCGATGCACTCTTTCAGCCCCAGCAGCACCCAGCACGCGACCAGCATGATACCTTCTTCCTGCGAG ATCCAGCCCAGGCCCAGCAACTCCCAATGGACTATGTCCACCGCGTGAAGCGGACCCACTCTCAGGGCGGCTATGGCTCACAGGG GTACAAATACAACTGGAAACTGGATGAGGCTCGGAAAAACCTGCTGCGCACACACACCACAGCAGCCAGCGCCCGCGCCCTCTACCGCCTGGCCCAGAAG AAGCCCTTCACTCCGGCCAAATACTTCTCCATCGATCGAGTGTTCCGGAATGAGACCCTGGATGCCACTCACCTGGCCGAGTTCCACCAGATCGAGGGTGTCGTGGCCGACCACGGCCTCACGCTGGGCCACCTCATGGGTGTCCTGCGGGAGTTCTTCACCAAGCTGG gtatcaCCCAGCTGCGTTTTAAGCCGGCCTACAACCCCTACACTGAGCCCAGCATGGAAGTATTCAGTTACCACCAAG GTCTGAAGAAGTGGGTGGAGGTTGGAAACTCTGGGATCTTCCGCCCTGAGATGCTGCTCCCCATGGGGCTCCCTGAGAATGTGTCAGTCATTGCCTGGGGTCTCTCCTTGGAGCG cCCGACGATGATCAAATATGGCATCAACAATATCCGGGAGCTGGTGGGCCACAAGGTGAACCTTCAGATGGTGTACGACAGCCCCCTGTGCCGCCTGGACGCCGAACGGGGGCCCCCTTCAACACAAGAGGCCGCGTGA